One genomic segment of Pandoraea sputorum includes these proteins:
- a CDS encoding SH3 domain-containing C40 family peptidase: MRRRFTWLPAVLPLIMLAACASTPAPESSPATGRTASAAPPARYNISRFPIEHYDQDVDHWIRPDASGYDQPLLSAQEQTRRFDVFRARYFGTAPRDPSPWNGTWLATSLLNAGGAAQLADSQARRVSRFDNSRPGIRKTYGENFQPHTQAWIRAIESNMALAQLDTDHASWQYDPRRRGITVDNALVRLLPTNDPAFYDFREAGEGYPFDALQDSALRPGTPVYTLARSQDGAWLLVYSPDLIGWIDARTVASVDARFVAIWRDAAQRSLGAIVRGDATLSDTVPGTSTTLYRTFAPIGTVLPLVQSRDGRQMAMFPIADAQRQAQVRMAALDASDFVRMPWTLTPRHMAQVMKQQIGRPYGWGNTLFYNDCSAETRSLFAPFGVWLPRHSSDQLRAGRRTDLRNADIDTRLRTLAERGRPLMTLIHINGHIMLYLGNAQRDGVSVPMTYQNVWGLSPADNSRRNVIGGSVILPLLKTYPEDPEVRSLAGKPLFEISVIGGDESNESTPSPSVDSPEEMPQ; encoded by the coding sequence ATGCGGCGCCGCTTCACATGGCTGCCCGCCGTCCTGCCGCTCATCATGCTCGCGGCGTGCGCCAGCACTCCCGCACCGGAATCGTCGCCTGCGACCGGGCGCACGGCATCGGCGGCCCCCCCCGCGCGGTACAACATCAGCCGCTTCCCCATCGAGCATTACGATCAGGACGTCGATCACTGGATCCGGCCCGACGCCTCCGGTTACGATCAGCCACTGCTTTCCGCACAGGAACAGACCCGCCGCTTCGACGTATTCCGCGCCCGCTACTTCGGCACTGCACCGCGCGATCCGTCGCCGTGGAACGGCACGTGGCTTGCCACATCGCTCCTGAACGCGGGCGGTGCTGCGCAACTCGCCGATTCGCAGGCACGCCGCGTCAGCCGTTTCGACAATAGCCGCCCCGGGATTCGCAAGACCTACGGCGAGAACTTCCAGCCGCATACGCAGGCGTGGATCCGCGCGATCGAGTCCAACATGGCACTCGCGCAACTCGACACCGATCACGCCAGTTGGCAGTACGACCCGCGCCGACGCGGCATCACCGTCGACAACGCGCTCGTGCGCCTGCTGCCGACGAACGATCCCGCGTTCTACGATTTCCGCGAAGCAGGCGAAGGCTATCCGTTCGACGCCTTGCAGGACTCCGCGCTGCGCCCCGGCACGCCGGTCTACACGCTCGCGCGCAGTCAGGACGGCGCGTGGTTGCTCGTGTACTCACCCGACCTCATCGGCTGGATCGATGCGCGCACGGTGGCGTCCGTCGACGCGCGCTTCGTCGCCATCTGGCGCGACGCCGCGCAGCGCAGTCTCGGTGCGATCGTGCGTGGCGATGCAACGTTGAGCGACACGGTACCGGGCACCTCCACAACCCTCTACCGGACGTTCGCCCCCATCGGCACGGTGTTGCCGCTGGTGCAGTCGCGAGACGGACGTCAGATGGCGATGTTCCCCATCGCCGACGCACAGCGACAAGCGCAAGTCCGCATGGCTGCGCTCGACGCATCAGACTTCGTGCGGATGCCGTGGACGCTGACGCCACGTCATATGGCGCAGGTGATGAAGCAACAGATCGGACGTCCGTACGGCTGGGGCAACACGCTCTTCTATAACGATTGCTCGGCCGAGACGCGCAGTCTGTTCGCGCCGTTCGGCGTGTGGCTACCGCGACATTCGTCCGATCAGTTGCGTGCCGGACGGCGTACCGATCTGCGCAACGCCGACATCGACACGCGACTGCGCACGCTCGCCGAGCGCGGTCGGCCGCTCATGACGCTCATCCATATCAACGGTCACATCATGTTGTACCTGGGCAATGCGCAACGAGACGGCGTGAGCGTGCCGATGACGTATCAGAACGTGTGGGGGTTATCGCCAGCGGATAACAGCCGTCGCAATGTGATTGGCGGGTCAGTCATCCTCCCGCTGCTCAAGACCTATCCGGAAGACCCGGAGGTGCGTTCGCTCGCAGGCAAGCCGTTGTTCGAGATCAGCGTGATCGGCGGTGACGAATCGAACGAGTCAACGCCATCGCCCAGCGTCGACTCTCCGGAAGAGATGCCGCAGTGA
- a CDS encoding TonB-dependent siderophore receptor — translation MSSHVSHTLSRAARARTPAHHAHRAVTLAAGALFSLSSLSALSALTVLTTTDAQAQTATAARAAQSLHIPAGSLQQGLVAFAQQTGLMISYDAAQIADKRTAGVSGTYTPSLALAILIEGTGLQATGQPNGGYIVAPGPNAAAATATGAAVALPQTNVTARAERDVARGPVLGYVATRSDTATKSDTSIMQTSQSISVIPRDQMNDQAVQTVTDALKYAAGVNADPYGSDTRADWFYIRGFNADVYWDGLRVPQIANRPGSYAAVRVDPYTLERVEVLRGPSSILYGAGNLGGLVNLVSKAPSAEAYREIGVDYGTFDRRQLRVDMTGPANEDGTLLYRITGLGRMSNAQTDNVSDDRLMIQPSLTWRPNAQTSFTWFVNYMQDNMGSSVSYGPALGMVKDSRWGRIDRDLLTGDPSFDRYRKTQVATGYRFEHRVNDALQFRSTARFTHMDLDYKSIYGTALLADQRTLQRTAYQAAPILNGWQLDNNVQYDTTTGPVAHKMVGGVDFQTQRFLNRVWSGSAPSLDLYAPVYGVKGVLPANPTTSTDQTQTQLGLYLQDQMRWDRWYLTLGGREDFTWSTTDNNLNKSSVKQTPNKFTWRAGLLYESAIGLSPYFSYSTSFLPTLSTNLAGTPLEPTTGQQYEIGVKYQPLNTDAIFTASLFNLTQQNVSTADPTNTRNTIQTGEVRSRGVELEARVSLTSKLNMVASYTYQDVEVTRSNNTDLGKRPYGVPRNMASLWADYNFGNVGDAKLGAGAGIRYLGQTAGDSVNSFSVPSVTLVDASLHADIGWRWRLQLNATNLFDRTYVAGCNTTVQCYYGTGRTVIGSVTARW, via the coding sequence ATGTCTTCTCACGTCAGCCACACGCTCTCGCGTGCCGCACGTGCCCGCACGCCCGCTCATCATGCACACCGCGCCGTCACCCTCGCCGCCGGGGCGCTGTTCTCCCTGAGCTCCCTGAGCGCCCTGTCTGCACTGACCGTCCTCACGACGACGGACGCGCAAGCACAAACGGCCACCGCTGCGCGCGCCGCGCAGTCACTGCACATCCCCGCCGGTTCGCTGCAACAGGGGCTGGTCGCTTTCGCGCAGCAGACTGGCCTGATGATCTCGTACGACGCCGCGCAGATCGCCGACAAGCGTACGGCAGGCGTCTCCGGCACGTACACGCCGTCGCTCGCCCTCGCGATCCTGATCGAAGGCACGGGCCTGCAGGCGACGGGCCAGCCGAACGGCGGCTACATCGTCGCGCCCGGCCCGAATGCTGCGGCCGCGACAGCCACCGGTGCGGCCGTCGCCCTGCCGCAGACCAACGTGACCGCCCGCGCCGAGCGCGACGTCGCACGCGGTCCTGTGCTCGGCTATGTGGCCACGCGCAGCGATACGGCGACCAAGTCGGATACGTCGATCATGCAGACGTCGCAATCGATCAGCGTGATCCCGCGCGATCAGATGAACGATCAGGCGGTCCAGACCGTGACGGACGCGCTGAAGTACGCCGCAGGCGTGAACGCCGATCCGTACGGCAGCGACACCCGCGCCGACTGGTTCTACATTCGCGGCTTCAACGCCGACGTCTACTGGGACGGCCTGCGCGTGCCACAGATCGCGAATCGCCCGGGCAGCTACGCCGCCGTTCGCGTCGATCCGTACACACTTGAGCGCGTGGAAGTGCTGCGCGGACCCAGCTCGATCCTCTATGGCGCAGGCAACCTCGGCGGTCTCGTCAATCTGGTGAGCAAGGCACCGAGCGCGGAAGCCTACCGCGAGATCGGCGTCGACTACGGCACGTTCGACCGTCGTCAACTGCGTGTGGACATGACGGGGCCGGCCAACGAAGACGGCACGTTGCTCTATCGCATCACAGGCCTTGGCCGGATGTCGAACGCGCAGACCGACAACGTGAGCGATGACCGTCTGATGATTCAGCCGTCGCTCACGTGGCGTCCGAACGCGCAGACGAGCTTCACGTGGTTCGTCAATTACATGCAGGACAACATGGGCTCGTCGGTCAGCTACGGCCCGGCGCTGGGCATGGTGAAGGACTCCCGCTGGGGACGCATCGACCGCGATCTGCTCACCGGCGATCCGTCGTTCGACCGCTATCGCAAGACGCAGGTCGCCACCGGTTATCGATTCGAACATCGTGTGAACGACGCGCTGCAATTCCGCTCGACGGCGCGCTTCACGCACATGGATCTCGATTACAAGTCGATCTATGGCACCGCGCTACTGGCCGATCAACGCACATTGCAACGCACGGCCTATCAGGCCGCGCCGATCCTCAACGGCTGGCAGCTCGACAACAACGTGCAGTACGACACGACGACCGGCCCCGTCGCGCACAAAATGGTCGGCGGCGTGGACTTCCAGACGCAGCGCTTCCTGAACCGCGTGTGGTCGGGTTCCGCACCGTCGCTCGATCTCTACGCGCCGGTTTATGGCGTGAAGGGTGTGTTGCCCGCCAACCCCACGACCAGCACCGACCAGACGCAAACGCAGCTCGGCCTGTACCTGCAGGACCAGATGCGCTGGGACCGCTGGTATCTGACGCTGGGCGGCCGCGAAGACTTCACGTGGTCGACGACCGACAACAACCTCAACAAGTCGTCGGTCAAGCAAACGCCGAACAAGTTCACGTGGCGCGCGGGCCTGCTGTACGAATCGGCCATCGGTCTGTCGCCGTACTTCAGCTATTCGACGTCGTTCCTGCCCACGCTTTCGACCAACCTCGCGGGCACGCCGCTTGAGCCGACCACAGGTCAGCAATACGAAATCGGTGTGAAGTACCAGCCGCTGAACACCGATGCCATCTTCACAGCGTCGCTGTTCAACCTGACGCAGCAAAACGTCTCGACCGCCGATCCGACCAACACGCGCAACACGATTCAGACGGGCGAGGTGCGCTCGCGCGGCGTGGAACTCGAAGCGCGCGTGAGCCTCACGTCGAAGCTCAACATGGTGGCGAGCTACACGTATCAGGACGTGGAAGTCACCCGCAGCAACAACACCGATCTGGGCAAGCGTCCGTATGGCGTGCCGCGCAACATGGCGTCGCTGTGGGCCGACTATAACTTCGGCAATGTGGGCGATGCCAAGCTCGGCGCGGGGGCCGGTATCCGCTATCTCGGCCAGACGGCGGGCGACTCGGTGAACTCGTTCTCGGTGCCCAGCGTGACACTCGTCGATGCGTCGCTGCACGCCGACATCGGCTGGCGCTGGCGTCTGCAACTGAACGCGACCAACCTGTTCGATCGCACTTACGTGGCGGGCTGCAACACCACCGTGCAGTGCTACTACGGCACGGGCCGCACGGTGATCGGCAGCGTGACGGCCCGCTGGTAA
- a CDS encoding FecR domain-containing protein: MSRPMPSDQSAASFATATPLPEAVTLAATEWFVRLQAVGANDEADATMQADWQRWHDADARHALAWQRLVDFGAHLRTIPALVAHNTLVRANANQGRRRVLGLIAVAGVTGAVWSAGDSNTVRAWRADLSTGVGERRTVQLADGTVLVLNTESAVDMHFSQDLRRLRLVRGEIAITTGADADHGHRPFFVDTAQGSLQALGTRFAVRQHDESAAVAVLEGAVRVVPANATGAAVVLTAGQGATFDATALRSRFDDVGVANAAAAWTQGMLIVHAMPLGAFLAELGRYRRGHLGCAPEIARLPVSGIYPVDDTDRVLDMLSRALPVDVQRYTRWFVRVQPGNNASANTGRSPTEVPTRRAIGGDRTHT, from the coding sequence ATGAGCCGTCCGATGCCCTCCGACCAGAGCGCCGCCAGCTTCGCAACCGCTACGCCGTTACCGGAAGCCGTCACGCTTGCGGCCACCGAATGGTTCGTCCGCCTGCAAGCCGTCGGGGCCAATGACGAAGCGGACGCCACCATGCAAGCCGACTGGCAACGCTGGCATGACGCCGACGCACGACACGCGCTCGCGTGGCAACGTCTGGTGGACTTCGGCGCGCATCTTCGGACGATTCCTGCGCTGGTTGCACACAACACGCTCGTGCGTGCCAACGCGAATCAGGGCCGTCGCCGCGTGCTCGGCCTCATCGCCGTCGCGGGTGTGACGGGCGCGGTCTGGTCGGCCGGCGACTCGAACACCGTGCGCGCCTGGCGTGCCGATCTGAGCACCGGCGTGGGCGAGCGCCGCACGGTGCAGCTTGCCGACGGCACTGTCCTCGTGCTCAACACCGAATCCGCCGTCGACATGCACTTCTCGCAGGACTTGCGTCGTCTGCGGCTCGTGCGCGGGGAAATCGCCATCACCACCGGTGCGGACGCCGATCACGGACATCGCCCGTTCTTCGTCGATACCGCGCAGGGCAGTCTCCAGGCGCTCGGCACACGTTTCGCCGTCCGTCAGCACGACGAAAGTGCCGCCGTGGCCGTGCTGGAAGGCGCGGTGCGTGTGGTCCCGGCCAACGCGACCGGCGCCGCCGTCGTTCTCACGGCCGGGCAGGGCGCCACCTTCGACGCCACGGCCCTGCGCTCACGCTTTGACGATGTTGGCGTCGCCAATGCCGCCGCCGCGTGGACGCAAGGCATGCTCATCGTGCACGCCATGCCGCTCGGCGCGTTCCTCGCGGAACTGGGTCGCTATCGCCGCGGGCATCTCGGCTGCGCGCCGGAAATCGCGCGCTTACCGGTGTCGGGCATTTATCCGGTCGACGACACCGACCGCGTGCTCGACATGCTGTCACGGGCCTTGCCTGTCGACGTCCAGCGCTACACCCGCTGGTTCGTGCGCGTTCAACCGGGCAACAACGCGAGCGCAAACACCGGCCGTTCACCCACCGAAGTGCCCACGCGCCGCGCCATCGGCGGCGACCGCACGCACACCTAA
- a CDS encoding sigma-70 family RNA polymerase sigma factor, which yields MRDDNGGRKDHARADASGVASLYYDHHGWLRNWLHRKLGNHGDAADLAHDTFVRLLSKDTPVCPREPRAFLTVVAQGLVANLHRHRKIEAAYLDALAAQPEAVAPDPETRAILLQTLIDIDRRLDGLPPVVRRVFLMSQLDGLAQRDIAETVGISIATVQRHIVKALHACCFGDAA from the coding sequence ATGCGTGACGACAACGGGGGACGCAAAGATCACGCACGCGCGGACGCGTCCGGCGTGGCTTCGCTCTATTACGATCATCACGGCTGGCTACGCAACTGGCTGCATCGCAAACTCGGCAATCACGGCGACGCCGCCGACCTCGCGCACGACACTTTCGTGCGCCTGCTCAGCAAGGACACCCCCGTCTGCCCGCGAGAACCCCGCGCCTTTCTCACCGTCGTGGCGCAAGGGCTCGTCGCCAATCTGCATCGCCATCGCAAGATCGAAGCCGCTTATCTCGACGCGCTCGCCGCACAGCCCGAAGCCGTCGCGCCCGATCCCGAGACCCGCGCCATCCTGCTCCAGACACTCATCGACATCGATCGTCGCCTCGACGGCCTGCCGCCTGTCGTGCGCCGCGTCTTCCTCATGTCGCAACTCGACGGCCTCGCACAGCGCGACATCGCCGAGACGGTCGGCATCTCCATCGCCACCGTGCAACGCCATATCGTCAAAGCCCTGCACGCCTGCTGCTTCGGAGATGCCGCATGA